One window of Bdellovibrionales bacterium genomic DNA carries:
- a CDS encoding RecX family transcriptional regulator — MDLVAMRDHSELELRKKLKEYFRRNLMFRKRAAQKDGREFTEDTEENRKEIAEAIENAIQFARDNKWLGDEEVLAGKMAGILHRKNKGIAYINNKLKEKGLPAVSTDRDLELEKALTLVKNKFSGFEALSYEDKRKEQARVARFLAARGFDPDTVRKVIYEEL, encoded by the coding sequence ATGGACCTCGTAGCGATGCGTGACCATTCCGAACTGGAATTGCGTAAGAAGCTCAAAGAATACTTCCGCCGCAATCTCATGTTCCGCAAACGGGCTGCTCAAAAAGACGGTCGCGAATTCACCGAAGACACTGAAGAGAATCGCAAAGAGATCGCAGAGGCGATCGAGAATGCGATTCAATTTGCCCGCGATAACAAGTGGCTCGGTGATGAAGAGGTCCTTGCCGGCAAAATGGCAGGGATTCTTCACCGTAAAAACAAGGGCATTGCCTACATCAATAACAAACTCAAAGAAAAGGGCCTTCCCGCGGTTTCTACAGATCGTGATTTGGAACTTGAAAAGGCCCTCACTCTTGTGAAGAATAAATTTTCCGGTTTTGAAGCTTTGTCTTACGAAGACAAACGCAAAGAACAGGCCCGGGTCGCACGCTTTTTAGCGGCGCGGGGATTTGATCCAGATACTGTGCGAAAGGTGATTTATGAAGAGCTCTGA
- the recA gene encoding recombinase RecA produces the protein MAAPTKEKESGDQKAHGEKVKALELAVSTIEKQFGKGSIMRLGENDSLVKDVEAISTGALSLDIALGIGGLPKGRIVEIYGPESSGKTTIALSTIAQAQKKGGVVAFVDAEHALDVNYARKLGVNTEDLLISQPDTGEQALEITETLVRSGAIDVLVVDSVAALVPRAEIEGEMGDSHMGLQARLMSQALRKLTGVIARSNTLVIFINQIRMKIGVMFGNPETTTGGNALKFYASVRLDVRRVGAIKNGEDVTGNRTAVKVVKNKMAPPFTKVEFDLMYGEGISEAGDLLDLATTANFIEKSGAWYSHNGERMGQGRDQAKQFLKDHPELMKELRAKILASHGIGKLLMSTPEAGAEGSEAEAHAEEATPAAKSAKKADKAEKSEKSDKKSKH, from the coding sequence ATGGCAGCTCCTACTAAAGAAAAAGAGTCTGGCGATCAAAAAGCTCACGGAGAAAAGGTGAAAGCCCTCGAATTGGCGGTTTCAACGATTGAAAAGCAATTCGGTAAAGGCTCCATCATGCGTTTAGGAGAAAATGACAGTCTTGTAAAAGACGTTGAAGCGATCAGCACAGGCGCATTGAGCTTGGATATCGCTTTGGGTATCGGCGGTTTGCCAAAAGGTCGTATCGTAGAAATCTACGGTCCTGAATCTTCTGGTAAAACAACGATTGCATTGTCGACAATCGCTCAAGCTCAGAAAAAGGGCGGCGTTGTTGCTTTCGTCGATGCAGAACATGCTTTGGACGTAAACTACGCTCGTAAATTGGGTGTTAACACAGAAGATCTTTTGATCTCTCAACCAGACACGGGTGAGCAGGCTCTTGAGATCACTGAAACTTTGGTTCGCTCTGGCGCGATCGACGTTCTTGTTGTCGACTCCGTAGCTGCCTTGGTTCCACGTGCCGAGATCGAAGGCGAAATGGGCGACAGCCACATGGGTCTTCAAGCTCGTTTGATGTCACAAGCTCTTCGTAAATTGACAGGTGTGATTGCTCGTTCAAACACTCTTGTTATCTTCATCAATCAGATCCGTATGAAAATCGGCGTGATGTTCGGTAACCCAGAGACGACAACGGGTGGTAATGCATTGAAGTTCTACGCTTCTGTTCGTTTGGATGTACGCCGTGTGGGCGCGATCAAAAACGGTGAGGACGTGACTGGAAACCGTACTGCGGTGAAAGTTGTGAAGAACAAGATGGCACCTCCGTTCACGAAAGTTGAATTCGACTTGATGTACGGTGAAGGGATCTCTGAGGCGGGCGACTTGCTCGACTTGGCAACAACTGCAAACTTCATCGAGAAGTCTGGCGCATGGTACTCACACAATGGTGAGCGCATGGGTCAAGGCCGCGACCAAGCGAAGCAGTTCTTGAAAGATCACCCAGAGTTGATGAAAGAGCTTCGCGCGAAGATCTTGGCTTCACACGGTATCGGCAAACTTTTGATGTCGACTCCAGAAGCGGGCGCTGAAGGCTCTGAAGCTGAAGCACACGCTGAAGAAGCAACACCAGCTGCAAAGTCTGCAAAGAAAGCGGACAAAGCAGAGAAATCTGAAAAGTCAGACAAAAAATCTAAGCACTAG
- a CDS encoding CinA family protein produces the protein MNDYQTGILLQELLRLLRSRTLKIGFAESCTGGLLSATLTALPGVSDVFMGSIVSYSYEAKMDLLEVSASTLKDEGAVSESIARQMAQGARKQLKVDVAVAITGIAGPTGGTPDKPVGTVCFAVSGPGVANGETKEVSVRKHFSGGREEVQQASVRFALEFVIASLKI, from the coding sequence ATGAATGATTATCAAACCGGCATTCTCCTGCAGGAACTTTTGAGGTTACTTCGCTCACGCACTCTGAAAATCGGATTTGCTGAGAGTTGTACCGGTGGACTTCTTTCCGCGACCCTGACCGCTTTACCAGGTGTTTCGGATGTCTTTATGGGGTCCATAGTGAGTTACTCCTACGAAGCCAAAATGGATTTGTTGGAGGTCTCAGCCAGCACTTTAAAGGATGAAGGTGCTGTGAGCGAATCCATCGCTCGTCAAATGGCGCAAGGAGCGCGCAAGCAGTTAAAAGTCGACGTTGCGGTTGCAATTACCGGAATAGCTGGTCCGACGGGTGGAACCCCGGACAAGCCAGTAGGCACTGTATGCTTTGCAGTCAGTGGCCCCGGAGTTGCTAACGGAGAAACTAAAGAGGTTTCAGTGCGCAAGCACTTCTCCGGTGGCCGCGAGGAAGTTCAACAAGCTTCTGTCCGCTTTGCGCTGGAATTTGTGATTGCGAGTTTAAAAATTTAA
- a CDS encoding phosphatidylglycerophosphatase A, producing the protein MLENAQGLRKFLKNLATFFGVGFFPKGPGTAGTVATIPLVLLLSWAGPLVYMAFVIILLPLAVISAQVYEDDKGGHDHKEIVIDEVLGFMIAMTWLPMTWKAMLAGFLLFRVLDIFKPFPIGYLDKKIPGGLGVVLDDVAAGIIASIILQYLYQHTDWLGAQVMVFTS; encoded by the coding sequence ATGCTTGAAAACGCTCAAGGGCTTAGAAAATTCCTTAAAAACTTAGCGACATTTTTCGGCGTCGGTTTCTTTCCGAAGGGACCCGGGACGGCCGGAACTGTGGCGACGATTCCGCTGGTTTTGCTGCTTTCGTGGGCAGGCCCACTTGTTTACATGGCGTTCGTGATCATTCTTTTACCGCTGGCAGTCATTTCTGCTCAGGTCTACGAAGACGATAAGGGCGGCCACGATCACAAAGAAATCGTGATCGATGAGGTGCTGGGCTTTATGATCGCGATGACATGGCTTCCCATGACATGGAAAGCAATGCTGGCGGGCTTTTTATTATTTCGAGTGCTGGACATCTTCAAGCCTTTTCCCATAGGATATTTAGATAAGAAAATTCCGGGGGGACTCGGGGTTGTGCTTGATGATGTCGCAGCAGGAATTATCGCGAGTATAATTTTGCAATATCTCTATCAGCACACCGATTGGTTAGGTGCTCAGGTCATGGTGTTCACTTCATGA